Within Wyeomyia smithii strain HCP4-BCI-WySm-NY-G18 chromosome 2, ASM2978416v1, whole genome shotgun sequence, the genomic segment GCAAATTTGGTGCGCGTTTTTAGCGATCGTTTCTCGTACGTACGAGATGAGCTAAATAAAAACACCCACGCAGCACCACCGTCCGTTTGCAGGCTGCACAGCATCAACTGTGCGCGACGCGATCGGTTAATCGAGGAAACATTAGCGATGGAAAATCGCTGCTCGGAAAATACGACGACGATGCTAAAAAATATCGCAAACAAGCAGCTGTACGCCGTACTACACACGTAAAGGTAAGCAAGCAAAAAGCAAAATGCAAAACGTAAAGTTTGACATGTTTATGTTTTGGTTTGAGCCAACAAGAACGGCGGCTGAAGCATTTTGTTCAGTGGATTCGGATGTTTAGCATAGCGGTTCATTTCCGGGAAATTTTGATAAAGTACGTAACAAACCGATTCGCTTACAATGCATTATTTTAGCAAATTTTGTGTTTGAAAACAACTTGAAAGCTCAGGAATAGAAATGTTCTAGGCCGTTTACTACAAATATGTACTTTAATTGGTTGGAATCAGTTAtagtagtttaaaaaaaatcatggatATTAACTATCAACGAGTTTCAATGAATTACTGGCTTTGAGAGAAATGAATGGAATGATTTATAACATTTCGGAATCACAGTTAAAAGCTTTAAAGTTGAACAAGAGCACACGTAATGGGAAGAagtttctgaggtttatctCAATAGTAATGAAAAACCCCATgagactgttatgcatttatagACAGTGCACTGgtgaacacaggttttgcccaaGAGCTTAATCGATCGATCTATCCCTTGATGAAACACTTTAAGGAAAGTCTACCGAACACCGACATTCAGTGAATTCATGACGAATTCCGTGACATCGATATGCACATTTCTATTTCCAGTGTTACCCTACATTTTTCCTGCTCTATTATCTCTGTTATACTCAGCGATAGCGATTGAACGGATTTTTtcgaattataattttttttttattctcgcttattttccgtcggtctagttccgccactgttgtggccaatcaccgacgcccagggaggcgactccacacccaggaccctaactcacgatccgtttattaacggaccggcgccaacggctttacttcctcatgcgatggaaggcgtgatctcagagatttttcgcctcagaaaatctcccggtgtcggctaggattgaatctagaccagttgggttggttgtgagtggatcacgccacctcacaaccatcgacacctatgtcggcggtgggattcgaacccaggcgtcgagcgtggttggcggagacgttaccaaccacactaggccccagctcagatttataatttaaacaaatcaaaaacatgTGATCGGAgtttaacaaaaattatgagtGGAATTTTGATGGCCAGAGAATAAGTCACCCACACCCACAAAAACTCAGGAAATGATTTTGTGGGAGCAGCGCTTTATAAATGAGATATACAACCTGAAGGAACAATAATTAAGTTCATTACAGCATTCTCCTTCAATTTTGTGTAAGGATCAGCTCGCGTTTTCTTTTTATTATGAATAACATAACACTACGTGCTAATCATATCGCAACTTAGATTTTATTGGTGTGTGTAAAACTTTTTAAACTCTTGACTATGCTAATTTCCTATGTTTTATTTCCCTATATTTCAGGATATAAGTATAAACGGTTTATGGAAAATTTCGTCACCTAAATCAGCTCGCGTTTTTTCACATGATAGCAATCATCTTAtcacaaattattttttttttctggtaaatGTACTCATGTTTTAGCTTCCGACTATTTGGGTTGCAATAAAGTCTGCCTCCTAGTGATGCAACCTGGGTAGTGCTATTGGTCGCAACAATCTTTTACTTGATGCGAATCCTATCGAATACCCTAGTTTCATTCAACTCGGTAGTACTTACGGGAGTGTGAatacgtaagcagagttgtccaaaGGGTGATGCCTTTAAAAAGACGCCGTCAAAATTAAAGTGTGACGTTATGGAACCTCGGTGGGTTCGAAATAAAAACGGAGTCAAAAATATGTCACATACAAGCCCAGTGACTCCGACATTGTAACGAGTAAcgacgttgttatattttctactccgttacttcgattgaaaattacccgccctgcagaaaacgtcaaaatgggatgggtgcactgtccgccattaccgctcgtggaaagctggggtgacattgcgcataaggcaatccacgagacagttgcgatcagctgatttcagtctgttttcaacttatgacagctttatgtatgttcgatccgttcgatcggtctcaacttggatgcaatccggatccagaagcgtgaaaaacaaatgttatccgatcgatagctctagtatcgcgagtgccaatcttaaatacaacaatataaaatcacttttgatattattgccgacatcaAAAGATTTCGGTCTTGGCCGTGTTTTGATTTTACAGCTTgtaaaacagcaacaataacaaacgtacaagcaaaaaaacgtcacccgtggattgccttatttcgtttcgagcaactcgaacaaaactaaatgatcgctgggggagttatgtttcttttttcgtattttttcgactttgcgagTTAGATGACCcgcactgccgctcatggcaagtccgtcccaattgcatttttgtcaattttgatttgattgGTGGAATCATCACCTTTTCATATGCACTTtcgaaaaaacacaaaattttgaatgctTTGTTCtgagaaactatgaaaaaaatagcaagtcagtttgtcccatagcaaaaataATTGAAGTAGGTCCCATAGAAAAAATCATTGCAAGTGAGTcccacagccaataataattatgaaataTATGATGTTTACAATAgtttatggtcttcaggtttagaatttgaTGTACCAGTTGGACTAGTGATATTTGTTGAGTGGTTCGATTGAATTTTACTATACTTATGCATTTTAAAAGGAAGAAATAAAGGATGCGCTCTTTATTAGCGAAAAAAGATATTAAGAAACTTTTGGAATCGCTGTTAGTTGTACAAATACTTTGTGCTAGTAAATTACAAGAAAACAAAGCTTTTCACATGGGTGTGTGTATCTGAGGATAGGACGAAACTTCAAACCTTATTGCTTGGCACTTGTTTGGTAATACACtattcgttcgctaactgggctgagggcctagcccagttaacgaatgtcgctcgctaactgggctgacatttcaaatgtcgtcaaataccgagggggatttcgatgtAATGGCGCTAGGCAAATCTCCCTcagcgaaaattggaaaatgttaaaaaacaaatacactaaaaatcctgattgatgaaatgaaaaataatacattgtcTTTAGCTTTGCGTGTGCTTTATTTACACTAACCGTTGCTTGGAAACATGTTCTTTccacaaaatatttatttgacctggaaacgagtctggtggatcgcatgtcccaatcagaaagaaaaaacaaaaatgtaacagaagttgttagtttgttacgggaaaacccttacaggctgtgtttttaatttggtcccgttaggtgttaaaataacagaaattataacagaaatgattctactagtatcaaacacatatcaaaatttgttactaatatatcagctttctaacaaaataagatagtatatagaacaatttaataacaaacattgttggaaacaacaggttttgataaaaacgaaaaattagttagacttgtttcagaactacttcatttcacgttttgttattgtaactcattcagattcaattttgttattaaaattatgtggaaaattacaaaattgtatcaaaatatgttatttgtatttcacgttgatagaattttgtaattttttagttatgctcttctgatcggggtgtgatgacaaccaaaatccattgaactgaaaaaatcgatCTCAATTCACTATTCATGAgcccctatctcgttttgacagcgttatgccaaacgctgatttttgacgttcatctgctttttaactgggctatagcccagttagcgaacgcccagttaaaaagcagcccagttaaacagcacccagttagcgaacagttactgtatttGTTATAATTATTTCAAGAGTTACTAGTTTTTACtcgaaaattttctaaaacTACTTCTTCTCATCGTTTACAACTGAATGCCTCTTTACAATCACGACCGTTTTTGTTTCGTGATACTGCAATATTTTCTTCAAGGAAATAGCTTctttcagcattttttttttcattaacggtgaacagaattttatttgaCCATCAGCATTAGATCTGTTACTAGTCTCACGGTACTGTAAGTTAAAGCATGCTGGAGTGAATACTACTCTTTGTATTTTAATCATGTTGGGCCGTGGATCACAATTATTCAACACATATCGAGGAACGATGAATTTCGTTTCAAAGAACGCATTAATAGTCATATCGAATACTTTGATACGCTTTTTAACTGTTTTTACACGGGAATAACAGCCTCCTAATAGGAGGGTTTCCATCATATTTGTACAAATTGTATTCACTGATGTGTTGAAACTGCCCCGCCATGAACGTGTGGGTGCtctcaaaaaaattagaacaagttcctcgacctgaagTGATTTTGAGTTTATCATTAGTATCAGGTAGAGAAACAAGCAGATGGCGCAGTTATTCAACCACATTGTGAAATGATTCTCTCTACAAAATCATTCAATCATTCTGTGGAAGCACGATAGAAGCCCATTTGTAGATCGACTAGCGAGGGCCTTTTTCCAGACGCAAGCAAAGGAATCGATTTGcattagtttgtttttcatcaccggtcgcaGGTGGCTATGTGATTgatttgctatcattctggctagttatcgtaaaagtaatcgcatgtgggTCCCAGCTTATGGttttcaacataatttgaaCAAGATTTGATGTTTATGCGCGCTTTTTGATGCAAAAGTATTTGTTTGCCATTGCAGTAACAAATTCTGTTGACAGTCTTTATTGAAAAAGCATACGAGTGCAAAATTTCTCCTAAAATGTTACGATTTttgattgctgttttctcatcagcacaaaaacgcaaatgggacggacttgccatgagcggcagcgcaggacaaatgacaatgacagctccctTTAAATttaaagcataactggcagtatgtgacctacttgaaaatagcgaaaatcgttcaaatcgagctgcacaatgccaccccTGGATAGGCCTTCAAACGGTTCGTGAATCGGTTTTGTACTCGGAATGTAATCCCGGGAGTAAGAATTGAAACTTTTGTTGGGCGGCTAGTTTATAAAAGACGGCGGCGTTTTTTGACAGTTAAAAGGTAAACAATACGAGAAAAAAATGAACATAAAACGTAGAAAACAGTCAGTCAGTCATTATTCGTTGTGCAAGATTGAAAGAGTTTTTGTCGGTTAGATGCGTTTATTGCTTCTTGTTTACTGCATTGGtcagttttgattaataaaatATTACGTCCGAAATAGAGTAGCGTTCGAAGCGACCGTGAAAGATGTTATCTTTTTTCCGTAAGAAAAGTTCAGGCGATGTGAGTGCTGCTTCAAGCTCGTGCAGCGAAAGCCTCAATCGGGAAGTCGCACCATCTCCTTCCTTATCACAGCTCGGTTACCGCGACGCCAATGACTTGAAGGAAACCATTTATGGTTGGTTGACTAGAGAAGATTTTTGGTGTTATCTATAATGATTTTGATTGGGTGTTAATTAGATTTTCTGCGAACTATACGTGATCCCGAGAAGCCCAACACCCTGGAGGATCTGAAAGTGGTGTATGAGGATGGTATATTCGTGCAAGAGCCTACCGAAGGTAATGTGTTTGTGGTTCGGATCGAATTCAACCCAACAGTGCCACATTGCTCGCTAGCAACACTTATCGGATTGTGCATTCGAATCAAGGTTCAACGAAGTCTTAATCATAATCTCAAGCTGGATATTTACATCAAAAAAGGCGCTCACTCGACGGAAGACGAAAGTAAGTTATCTTTCTTGATCATTCAATGTTGTATTAAACCGCAAAGTACGGCTTTGATTGTGGTCTATTCATAACAGTTAACAAGCAGATCAACGATAAGGAACGAATAGCAGCTGCAATGGAGAATCCCAATTTACGGCAGCTGGTTGAGAACTGCATCAAAGAGGAAGATTGATTTATTAATCCAAGGTACGCACATTTTCACGCGGAATTGTATAGTCGGGCTCAAATTGTGAACAAATTGCTGACTGTTGCGGTGCGACAAAGGTGCTTTCAAGGCATCCTATTTTGCAGGTATTGGAACAAAACTATTTAGGTATTTTATAGCAATCTTTTAGAATGatttaataaataaactaatgTTATGAATCGTTTTTAATTGAACTTCTATGATGTTTAATTCTTTGATCATTGATACTACTGGATTGGTGAACGAATTAGTGATAGATTATCTACCAAATCCGAGTGATGAAGTTTCGAAATAATGCATAAACCATATTTGCTGCTTTCgctttattttgaaattaacaAGATCTCATAACGTCACAGACGAAGAGACTTTGCATTTTCTAGACCAACAACAAGTTCAAATCATTTGACAATCATTCTTCTTTAGTATAAATCAAAAGTGTTATTTTTGGAAATAGTGGAGCGTGTAATTAATATTACTTGAATCTATCTCTATCTTCCTGATCAGGATCACGCACACTTTCCGGTAGCATTTCAAAGTTTACAATCTTCATATTATGTTCTCTTTCTCCTATACCATCTAAACTTTACGCCGTAATAGCTGGATCAAAAAAGAAACTGAATCGCTTTAAATAACTTCTTCGGTTAATCTCACGGAAAAGTTTCACATTGACATCAGTGAAAAGTGCGCGCTTTCTTTTCACCGACTCAAACGTAATTTTGCCAACGAAGTGTTGAGCGAGTTCAGATACCTTCCTGtcataatacaaaaaacttcaaaagcAATTTTAAGAGCAGTGTTAGATAGTTCTTTAAAAAGCCCTAAcaaattgtaaataaaaagtTGCGATTACAATACTGTAATAATTTGTACGGTAAAagaccttttttaaaaaaagattaGTTATCAACTAATATCACCCCTATGATCTACTTTTTTAGGCAGGAAACTAAACTAAAAGAAGGAAACGGAATGTTCTGATCGGCTGGTTTAGGTTGCTTTAACTACGCTAACGATATTGAAATCTGATAACACGCATTCGcggtaaaaaaatcgattcttaCTTCAGGATGGTAACTATTTCAGATTAATCCTTACTCtgattaaaatatttaaagtgTATGTTGGTTAACAAACCTGGGAAACCGCACAGCGTTTTCCTCTTAGGCACCAGTTTGAATCATAGGCGCTTGGTTGAAGTTATGGCCATTCTGCTTGTTCTGATTGTTTCGGCGGCGCCTCTGCTGACGTTGACGAAGCTTCTTACCACCATTCGGGGAGGTTGGCacttggttgaaatttttattattattgttatcgtTGTTACCCGTATTGGCATTCATGTTGTTGGTGATGTTGTTACTGTTATTGCGGCCAGCCATTGGTTTACGGTTCTCCTTGTTGGTGAAGTTTCCACCACTCGTATTGCCAGTATTACTATCCTTGCTGGCGAAAAACAAGCGACCTACGGGAGAGATGTGTAACGGTtaatcaaaaagttatttagtaGGCAAAAGACTAACAGCCAGATTTTTACAAGTTTAATGGcgatctttttaaaaaaaaccaagaaatgCTATAATTAAGTGAAATATTTATGATAACAAAATCATATGTGAAGCTAATTATAATTGAGCAAATTtgaattacgttaaatttttcAACGAAATAAAGAAATCAAACACAACTGAACCACAAAAAATAGGTAAcaaaaaatggaataaaattttaaaacataaaaaaaatattaatttacctCGTGAGGAACGATGGCGAACGCGCTTCACGACCGGTTTCAGCTGTTGCTTTTCCGGATCGTAATGGCAATCGAGCAGTTCTATAAGCTCAGTACGTTCGTCTTCTTTCAATTCCGTGATCTTGGAAATTAGTGCTTCTAATCCTTCGCGTTTCTGGTCGGTCCACACCTGCAGCAACGATGCGAAATCATGACCATACTCAGCCAACACACGTCGATACGTTACGGCTTTTACCCTGcaaattggaaaatttcactTAAGGAGGCTTTCCCTTATAATCACACAAATACGAACCGGTGATAGATAGTCGTCTTGAAGTACTGAAGAAACACCGGTCGTAGCGAATTTTGACGTAACAAAATCTTCTCCTGTTCATCCAGTTCAGAAATCTCGCACGTGATCGGTGACGCAAGTTCGCACAATACGGTACACATCTTTTCCCTTTCGGCTTCGGTGGTGGGCCGCGAACGGGGTTGAGGTTCCGGCACGGATGTCAAATGACCAGTAACGGCATCCACGTCGGTCGTGTTTAGCAAATTCTCGTCTTCCGCAGTGTGACTGTCGTCCACTTCGCTAGAGGCACCTCCGTCTGAACCACGTTTCACAATTCCAGTTGCATCGGCATCCGCACATTCATCATCCGCCTCGGTATCATTATCCGATTTTGCTTCATCAGACTGTTCCGTCGAAATCACTGCCTGACACACGTCACCACTCGGAACCTTACTGTCGTCTATTGTAATAAAACAATCACATTAGATACAATAGAAACTTTAGAAAACTAGAAAACAATAGAAACTTCACAAAATGGCGTTAACTTACCCTTGGACAGGCGTCGCGTTAGCTGGTATGCCAGTCGAGCACGATAGGCGGCGTTTCCTTCAAAACCATCCTTTGCTTCACTTTCTTCGAGCACCAGCTTGGCCAACTGGCGAATTGAGAAATATTTGATCGTCTTGCTACACTtttcttcggccaatttgaatCCATTTGCAAAGGACTTGACCGTCGCAGCAAAGCGGTCCAATAGGTTAtattttttgagcgcctcgataACCATGTACGGCACAAACTTGCGCTGTTCATGGTAGATTAGCACCACACCATCCGACCCCTCTTCCTGCGCGTGGCGTTCCTCCAGCCAGGTAATAAACTCATTCAGCGCCGAAACTTCGGTCTTAGTCTTAACCACCCTATAGGTCTGCATGCTCTTCAGCATGCGGAAGAACCCAACAGTTATAACTCGGACCTGATGACGCTGGCGAGCGGCTGGATTCAGGTTCATGAGCGGCATTATATACTGGGAGTACTGATGCTCCGGTGTATAGGCGGAAATCTGAACAATCTCATCGATTAACCTACGACCCGTCGTATCGATATCGATGCCGATAAGCGTGTATTTGCCGTTCGGAAGCGGATTCGTGTTGATTGACGAATCCGTTTTGTCGAACTTGGAAGAGAGTGTACCGGCTGGGCATGGATCGCAATCCTCCGATCCGCTCTCGTCCAGCTGCTGGTCGTTTTCGTATTCCAGTCTGCTTTCGTCCATTCCGGTGACCATTTTGTATATTGAGGCTGTTGTTCGAGGAGCGCCATTTTATATCAAACGCTTATTGAATTAatcgaaatgtaaaaaatcaacttaccgaaataaattttctaagcacaaattgaaaattaatcaGTTCTGCTGTTTTCTAATAATTCAGCCAATTTATGACTTAGTTTTCAATGAAATTTTATAGCTTTTTGTTCTAGCACTtacttttttaaatcacgtgGCTCTAAGAGCTCTTCACTACTAAGATGTTGATCGCTTGCTGGATGATGATAAAGTGAAAGGATCAGATGGACAAAGGATGCTCCAGTAGGCTTTGTTGTGCGAACCGTTAGGCGATCGTAGAGCTCGTGTTGCAAATTCCCGTTTATTCGGGTCGACCAGCGTATCCGTTTAACGGTTGTCATGTCAATTTGATAACAAAAAGGCTAAAACTACAGTGGGTGAGAAATTattaaaatggccaaatttgtAGTTTAATGGAGCCGAAAAACTATAAAACTCTTTTATTCCTTGATCTGCATAAAATGATTTTCTGAATACAAGAAACGATCGATATTATCATGTTTAGTGAAACCATATCGTTTTAATGTATGTATAAATGTTAAAAGTGAACGTTTACTCAACACTGTGAACAAcaataatttgttgttgagttatTTTTCCAATGCGAGGTTGAAAATTCACTGGACAAACGTAATAAATAATCGATTCTAAATACTTTCCAGCAGCTTCGAATAAGATATGAAAATATTACTTTAGCTTTACTAAATCTTATGCAGGTTTGTTATATCGCGACTGTgtaataaacacaaaaataggcgaaaAATATGTtaagcacagaaaaaaaaattgtggttCCGACTAACTTGTACGACACCTACttgacatattccgcaaaagataaactATCAGCCTTGCATTCAAcggtatcgcgagaatctttgagcttttatcgccagtgatacaaaattatgaatctaaatgaacgttagattgcgttcaactgtttgcttaccggagcaatcatcaatcatcaatgcttacggaaatggtAGCATGGTGCtttagcatgtgatatttgaaatcactagGAAACATcgcggtatatcacggtgaaaacacgacgtggagtagccgaattacgcctgcaagcaaccaatatttgaaagaatcgttgcgatcgctcgagtgcaatcgttaacgattctttcgtgaaacactcgctatatgttgctagCTCCACCTAAAGcgggcaatactgaaacaaaatcatcaaaggtagCTACCGTATATTACTTTGCTATAAGTTGTCttttgcatgcgtgagaatgtgtaacttttaatagcgatggtttgctgggattgaaagcttatgaatagcaagttcagaaatgatacttgaatgattgttatgcgacacgattttttccatccttgagtGACACGTCCCAgaagcatacaaatggtttctCTTTAAATGTCCGTGAGAAAGCGAATTAGAATTAGAACCAAGTGGTGAGGAGTTCAAGAGAATAAACTAATGCTGTCCTTTAAAAACCGAAAATGGTCTGATTCTTACTAAGATTCGAATTCCCCTGTATACCCTGTACACCACGCATAATCTATTCAAAGTAAAGTTTTCGACGCATGATATTCTCGTTTTATTTCATCATTTCGGTACAATTCACATGTACAAGTATAGATATAGATTACGAAAAGAAAAGCACCAAAACAAACTTTCCCATGCAAGTTCCTTCTCTAGAAGCATAGGTACCTCGCGAAAGGTAGACACGCTATTTTACTAAGAACGTTCGTTTCAAAGTGTCTTTTTCAAATGAACACCATTATGCGTTGGTGATGTTTAATTATATTGCCACAGAATAAAATTATATAAAGATAACGGTTAAATAATTGTGATTTACTTGATATTCTTCTCTCGAAATACAATAAGCAATCGctgtataataaaaaataaaataaaaataacgtgcTCAAACCTGTCACCATCAAAAAGTGCTGAAATACTTTAAATAATTATCACTGTAGTTTGTTGATTTGCAAATAAAAGTTCATCGCAAAGATCGCAATCAGATTGAACCTTTGTTTCTTAGTACGATTAATGTGGATTGTGGATTCCAGGAAAACATAGTTCAGGTGACTTTAACGCGTAGGACGGGAATGCAAGGCAAAAAGAAAGCGTTACAGTTGCagctttgttttgatttcttCTACTACagttattttttttgctatttcaaaGATTCGTCGCACCTGTGATACGCATTTGAAAACTTAATTTGGGTTCCGGTAAGACAGGTTATAATCTACGTTTGCCACGATGTGCGATTTTTTTCTAAAGGTTTTTTGTAAGCAAACAGATCTGCATTTTTCATCAGTTGACGGCCGGTG encodes:
- the LOC129721486 gene encoding MIP18 family protein galla-1 produces the protein MLSFFRKKSSGDVSAASSSCSESLNREVAPSPSLSQLGYRDANDLKETIYDFLRTIRDPEKPNTLEDLKVVYEDGIFVQEPTEGNVFVVRIEFNPTVPHCSLATLIGLCIRIKVQRSLNHNLKLDIYIKKGAHSTEDEINKQINDKERIAAAMENPNLRQLVENCIKEED
- the LOC129721485 gene encoding maternal protein exuperantia; the protein is MVTGMDESRLEYENDQQLDESGSEDCDPCPAGTLSSKFDKTDSSINTNPLPNGKYTLIGIDIDTTGRRLIDEIVQISAYTPEHQYSQYIMPLMNLNPAARQRHQVRVITVGFFRMLKSMQTYRVVKTKTEVSALNEFITWLEERHAQEEGSDGVVLIYHEQRKFVPYMVIEALKKYNLLDRFAATVKSFANGFKLAEEKCSKTIKYFSIRQLAKLVLEESEAKDGFEGNAAYRARLAYQLTRRLSKDDSKVPSGDVCQAVISTEQSDEAKSDNDTEADDECADADATGIVKRGSDGGASSEVDDSHTAEDENLLNTTDVDAVTGHLTSVPEPQPRSRPTTEAEREKMCTVLCELASPITCEISELDEQEKILLRQNSLRPVFLQYFKTTIYHRVKAVTYRRVLAEYGHDFASLLQVWTDQKREGLEALISKITELKEDERTELIELLDCHYDPEKQQLKPVVKRVRHRSSRGRLFFASKDSNTGNTSGGNFTNKENRKPMAGRNNSNNITNNMNANTGNNDNNNNKNFNQVPTSPNGGKKLRQRQQRRRRNNQNKQNGHNFNQAPMIQTGA